The following DNA comes from Hahella chejuensis KCTC 2396.
GCGGCCGCAGGGGGCTGTCACGACGCTCAAAGCTCATGCTGCCGGTATTTCTGTGTTTCATTGCTGGCGGCGTAATCTTCAACAGCCGCTTTCTTGACGCAGGCGTTATCCAGCCGCAAGCGTCCCTGGATCTCGCCGGTATTGTCGCCCAGGACTGGCGTTTCGAAGGACTCGCCGTCAATCCACAGACCCAGAGCAACGGCGCGAACAAGTGGCTGATCAGCGGTTACGTCGATACCGCTGCGCAAGCGGCGGATCTGAAGCAGCGTCTGCAGGCGCTGAATGCGCCATTTGAGCTGGATCTTCGTGTCATGGAGAACGTCAAACGCTCAACGGAGACCCTGCTGCAACAGTTTCAGTTATCACATCTGGCGGTCAGTCTCGGAGCTCAGCCCGGCGAGCTGGTGATCAGCGGTATTGAAACAAATTTGGACAACTGGTTGCGACAAAAAGAGCTGCTGCTTGCCGACATTCCCGGTCTGACTCACATTCAGGACCGCGTAGAGAGGCCGGAAAGCCGGTTGAACCAGCTGAAACAGTGGTTGCAGGAGGAAGGGCTCGATAAAGAAGTGCTGGTCAATGCGCAAGATGGGCGTTTGTCCATCACCTCCGATATTCGTCTGGAGGACTCCGAGGCGTGGCGGCGGGTTCAACGCAAGTTTCAGGAGCGCTTCGGCGGGACGCTGGATCTGTCTGTC
Coding sequences within:
- the sctD gene encoding type III secretion system inner membrane ring subunit SctD, producing the protein MTSAQWMIKLLSGPHAGAEMRLENRAYRVGAADDCDIVLHDKLLPDLAFSLIVEFGVVRLQRDVESIALTHVGREIEDLEIAIEPYGVYSLGLLHFCFGPADAAWPDIPLPTLHHTAESNASNLPAATESEHSNDPVNKRQDSGRRGLSRRSKLMLPVFLCFIAGGVIFNSRFLDAGVIQPQASLDLAGIVAQDWRFEGLAVNPQTQSNGANKWLISGYVDTAAQAADLKQRLQALNAPFELDLRVMENVKRSTETLLQQFQLSHLAVSLGAQPGELVISGIETNLDNWLRQKELLLADIPGLTHIQDRVERPESRLNQLKQWLQEEGLDKEVLVNAQDGRLSITSDIRLEDSEAWRRVQRKFQERFGGTLDLSVIADARPTLAIRSVSLGAVPHLVLANGRRYGLGAHVSDGYFLEQVAKDAVVLRRGEELIKYRVGPGAAPSDP